TTGGAGGTGTCATTGTGTACTTCCCCCTTATACATAAGGCTACCAGAGATGTGAATACTGTCCGTGCCCTATATAAGAGTTTTAACTTAAGTATCATATTTTCttaaccaaaaaaattattatcttatTCAGATTTATGACTTAGTGATTTTAGCCCATGGTCTTCTACAGTTATTATGATACTTTTCTTTCCCACTCTTTTTTGTGTGCAAGCTCAGATGATGTCTGATTACTTTTAATCTAATTCATTTTACATATACAACAAATCTTGCTCAAGTGAGGGAGGCAAATCAGGCAGATCaagcagaaagacaagaaatgcAACTTGCAGAGCGAGTTGATGGCTGCAAAGTCTACTACAGCTCAGCAATGAGGAGTTAGAAATGGTCAAAGCTGGTGCAGCTCAGCAAAATGAAGAGTTAGAGGCAGTGAAGGCTAAAGCCACTGCACAAAATGAAGAGTTTGGAGGCACTAAAGGCAAGACAAAATCATACtgacatacttttacttaaatTGATGCGTTATCCTCCCAAAACTGATGGTATGCATACATGATTCATTTGTGCTGTTGTAATTATATTATATCAAGGAAATGTAATTAGTGTATAACTGTATATAGTGAATACTAGGCCTTTCTTAGATGCAGCTCTTACCTATATTAGGATGAAAATTATAACTTGTTGTATATGTTTTGTTATATTGCAGATTGGTCTAAGCTTCAAAAAAGTACATCTTGCAAACTGTCATTGAAGGCTTATGGAACTTCTAGAAAGACTTGTATGTATTccgatttattttgaaattgctATATATTAAGGATGGATATTGACATTTGTTTATTTTGGATCTGCAAATGTAATAGAGATATGTGTCTTATATTGTATTGGAATTGAGTAGTTTAATATTGATAACTGGTTTTTGAGTACATTTCATTTTGTGGTGTTGGAATATTGAAGGCTACTTTGATTTGTATTGACGCACTAAGTGATCAAGTTTGTATTAGCAATCAGGAAAAATTGCCAATTCAGTTACCAAACCAATGATCTAACAATATGGTCACTAAAAGCATGTCAGAGAATGGTTTTTAATGACCAAATTTTGCTATTCAGTGACCATTGGTAACACCTTTAGTAATGATTCATAGGTCACTAATGCCATTACTATTTGTGACCATAAGATTGTGGTCACTAAAGACATTTTGAATTAGTGACTGTAAAATCGTGGTCACTAAAGACAATTTGTATTAGTGACCAACTTACATTTGTTGGTCACTAAATAGAATTAGTGACGGACCTATAGTGACCACCTTGTGACCACCTAAGTTTGGTCACTAATTATATTTAGTGACCAGATTTGTTACTTTCAGTGACCAATGTAGTGGTCATTAATACCCAGATTTGTTGTAGTGCTTAACCGAACCCCAGACAAGAACATGAACCAAAGAGAAAAGCTAAAAGGAGGAATAGATTGAGAAAGGCAGCGGCTAAAAAGCCTTTGAGTCTTTGTGGCAAACACGATTCACCATTGCCTTCGGAGCTCTGAATAACAAACAGTCCTTCTCTTAAATTGAAATTGATGGCTGAGGAGGCTATGCACTAGATATGTGAAGAATCTAGAATTTGAAGTATGGTGGAAACTGTTGGGTGAATAATCTGGGTCGAAAAGAGGAAGGGAATCTAGAGAACAAGAGTTGGGAAAGatatgaagaagaaattaagaaaggaaaaacaaggaaacCTGCCACCACCGGAGAAGAGAATTGTCATAGGTGATGGTTGCAGAAGACCAAGGGATGAGAAGAGAGAAGCGAGAGCCTCTCTCTGTATATATGGAGAGTATTGAGTATAATTCTCTTATTTGAACGATGCATCGTATCCTGAACAAGAAGACAATCCAATAAATAAACTTTATTCAAACCTCGTTTCATCTGGTAGCAAGTACTGTTGTACCCAGAAACTCAGAAACAAGAGCAAGAAATCTGGAGAATGCAACACACATTCATTATTTGCAACTGGTGGCTTTAAATAGCATTAcaatgaaaacagaaaacaaaagcaGCCCACAACTAGCACGTCTCCTAGATTGTGGTACATGAATACAAGAAACATTCAAAGTACTAACAACTAGTCCCTACAACCTAGGGATTATTCAACGGCAGTAAAAGTAAATGCTAAAAACAAGTAACCACTAAACCAACAAGTACTAGCTGTCTTTGAAACTGCTTATTATATGACAGCGAAGGACTTTATTTTGCAGTAAAGAGGACACGTCCAGATTTTAGGCTTATATGGGCACGGGATCGATAAAGAGAGAAACTACATGACCCTTGAGCACATTTCCAGAATGAGTGTACACATCCTCCCCCTTGTATAGAATTTCACTAGAACGTGCAAAGTTCAAAATCTGCAAGAGTAGGGGCCTAGGGATAGAGGTGGCATCGAGCCACTCTTCGTTTATGTCTTTCCATGCGTCATTCACTTGTTTAGTTAGCTCGacctctgcttcttcttctgtgaCACCATATTGCTTCATGTAGCATTCCACGGCTGATGCAATGTGTTCTCTCTTTTGCTCAAACTGCATATAAATGTAGATAACAGAGAAGGTTAAGGTAAACCAGAATGGCATTGAGGGTGGAGCTAATTCctcatttatttttcaaatcTGCAGGTTAAAATTAACCATGATTACCACATACCTTATGGCCTACAAGGTCATTCATGAGTCTGCCAATTATAGATGCGGCCTTTGAAATCTTAGGTTCACTGAAAACCCAATCCATGGAGTCTTTTGTAACAATAACTCCCATTCCAACAAATGACACTGTTGCTACCATGAAGAAGGATGTATAACGTTCCACAGACATGTACTCTTCCATTGATGGTGTGTACTTTTGTTTGAACCATTTTGCTTCCTGGAAGTAAGCTCTGACTTGAACTTTGAACTGTGAGACACAAAGAAAGAACCAAGCTTATTTCATTGCGATACTCACTAAGTTTATAATTAATGATTAATCCTATACTCACTAAGTTTATTTCATTGCAAAATTTAacaaatatatattatgtaGTGGCACCAAAACTAGAATGATCAAAACTTACTCCTTCTCTCGCATAGTGGAGGCGGTATAAGATTCCCTTATTCGTTAGACTTTCTTCAAGCTCGGTGAAGAAATTCAACAGCGCTTTATAACACACTTTCATATAATCTGGCAGTTGATCAACAGCAGAAATGTCCCACCTGATGATCCATTAATAGAGTTAATGTATAGGAGTACTTGCAGGaatatatatcatataattCATTAAAACTAAATAGTAAATAATTTGCCAATTTTGAACCTCTCAATAGCTTCAGTAAAGCTCTCTAATTCTTCATACGTGCCACGTACATCGTATATGTCGTCAATGACTGTAATGATAGCAATAGCTTTGGCTAATACCATCCTGGCAAAGTAATATTCAGGCTGAAAGTATACTCCCAGAGCCCAAAAATAGGCCTCAACTACCTTGTCTCTTGCAAAAGGGAGCTTGGTTGCAAAGTCCAAGTCCTTCCACCACCTGATTAGTAATTAATTACGTAGACAAcgattaattttttgtttgaatCCAACTTTGTATACGTAGTAACAAGTGATTAATTTTTAGTGcatgtaatgtaatatgtataTAACTCATATAAACCTCGTAATTTCACTTAGTTCTTTCTGATGAACTTTCTGCACAGTGTTGAAATCCATCTTTGCAAAATTCAGGAGAGTTTCATTATGTGAATCATCTTCTTGGTAAATAGACAAGTGATGCCTCGCTTCAATCCTGGGCATGCCCTTCCAAAGTGGCTGATACAAGGCATGAGTTACTTGTTTCCAAAGCTGAGACGATGAGCTTAAGCGGTGTGCTGCAGACTCGAGATGAGCGGTGGTGAAGGTTAGTGCCTCGTTCAGTATATCCTCCCCGGGCATCTGAAGATGTGAGGCTTCATACAAACTTAACAGGCCAAGTACATCATCAATAAGCGATTCCTTAAATCTTCCATCATCTTCCTTGAACTTGTTAAACATATCTGCACGGCCAGTTAATAAGTTAAGTGATGAGAGAAAGAAAATCAGGAATGGTAAAATACATAATTGACACCTAGCTGGAGATCGATTGATGACTTACTGCATGAAGCGTTATAACCTTGTTGTCTAAGCAATCGAAAGCTTAGAGCAGTGGTGCAAAGATCATCATATTCTTCTTCTCGGTGAACTTGCTGCAAAATTTGATCAATCTCATCTTCGAAATGGTATGAGACACCCAAGCGCTGAATGTGGTCGATGAAGTGCAACTTTTGTGAAGGCCTTTTCGCTGGAGCCATTATCATCCTCTTCAGTTCTTCCTTCAAGTCTTGGACATGTTTCTTACTTTTACTATCTGCCGCTTCCTACATACACATGCGTATATTTTGAAGGTAATTAAAACGATCATGAACTTAATTGATTAGttcttgatgcatgcaaattcaAATATGAAAAGCATTGTTCTTTCAAGACACTTCATAAATATTTCTTACGATGGAAGCATATGACAGAAAATGATCACCCCAAATGCTTGGGGAATAATTAGCTGAACGTCGAGTAACTTCAGGAGTGGCAGTAATAGTCGGGGTTTGAGCTAGCTCAGACACTAAATCAGGGACAGACATTGTATCAACTATGGTTTAGGGTTTTCCTCTGGAGATCAAAGGCAAATTTATTCGATCTGTAGGAAATTTTATGTTGCCGTTAATCTTGATTTGCTAGCTATTTATAACACTAGAAAGATGATGCATGCACGGCATGTGTTGAAATTGcaaatcaaatcaataataCAAATGTTGGATCGGAGGCCATCTAGACGTCAATCacgttttttcttttattttttacctatatatatatatatcgtaaGCTATACATAATTACTTATAGCTAGACAATTTAATTTGAATAAGTTTCACTGCATATTTATTGTTTTCTCATTTACATGGTGTAGTAGGTTAAGTACCTTGTACCATAGACAATACATTAATCAAATTAAGCTTTGTCTgctattgaccaaaaaaaaaaaggctttgtCTGCTATGTTTTGTAAGAATCCCCATATCAGGGATCAGCTGGTGCATGTTGTAGTCATCCCAATTAACTCATTGATGAGACAGAAGAGTTACATCAATAAGATAGCATTGCTCCGTGAATCATGGAAAATAACAGAATACACCTGGAAGCTCCTGCATTTACGTACAATGGTCAGATTCttctcaaattttgaaaagTGACCAATTTTGAGTATTCAAGATGATTTTTAACCTTGTTTTTTAAAACAGTTGAAAAATGACCACATAATAGATGAAAATGTCATACCTACCCTTGATGATCTCAAAATCTCTtcccttctttctcttcctcttttatCTTTCCACGACCTGTACCATCATATTCTTATTTTCATGGTAAGCTTGAGTTTGATACGTACAAAAAGTCTTTATCATTACTTGTAAACTCATCATCTATGATATCACTTCAATTCTCTCCATTAACTAGATTTCTGTAAACTTCATATTTTCAGTCTTTCCTAACACTCAACTTCCATTCTCTACAAAGTACAAAAAACTTCCATAGCAGTGGCATTCAAAATCTACATGCCAATGTATAATCAAACTAAGTTGTGGAAAGTACGAATCTAATTGTATAATCAACATATAAACCATGGATAATCGTTATCATTCTTATTTACACTTGATTACTAGATCACAACTCCCAGGTACCACAACTAGTTGTTGATGGTTTGAGAAGTATATACATATAATGATAAAAGATGATCAAGTGGGTAATTGTCTAAAGAGATGGGCCTCCTTGTAAGAGAAGTGAGATTTCATCCATGAATTGCAGTTTGCTGCAAATGGGTTTTGAGGAGTGGCTGGTCACAGAAAAGGTGGGGATTTCAATCCTTATTGAAGATAGAAATTAGTCTTCGAATACTCTTGTGGGTTTTCGATATTCTCACTCATGCCGGTGCTGTTAGAGAGAAATTGGGAGACATGATTCTGGAGATCTATTCAATCTGACAGTTCTACAGTTTGTTAAATGGGTTGCATATGATGGCTTTTAAGAAacgtttacttacttagaataggagggaatgattacggagtaaaacTATTCttacgtttactaacacataaaagaatcggaatgattcGTAAAAAAGTATTCCtgcatttactaacacataaaggaatcggaatagGTGTAGGTCATACCTCCTTAGAAGGAATTGATTCCtaaatactcaggaatttgattacgaaggggggagatgggtttaggaatcaactcctccGAAATCAATACCGATTTCTCCAattccagttgtctccgattcatgattattttctattcaaagtaagtaaacgtgtcatcagGGTATTCAATGAATGAAAAGGCAGGCTGAAAACTTGAAATATATGAGAAACTTGACGAGGGCATTTATGACTTTTTAAGCCATTATATGGTCATTTTTCAACCATTCTCAAAAACAAGGTTAAAAGTCATCTTAAATGCTTAAAATGAGTCCTTCTTCAAAATTTCTCCTGAAATGTCTTGACATAACACGTAATATCGATGTGGCAATTATATTTGAAAGTACATCTTTATATTCAACGTTAGTAAGTAAGTAGACTTTTCCTTTCCAGTTAATTTATTTATACTTCTATTTACTGTGTAACAGTAGCATAATTAATCTAATTACATAACAAAGTGACCCTCGAACTTTGAATGTACTATTGTATTAAATAAtagggccatgtatagaaattaattatctttacttaattattttaggtaaattataaaattatataggtaatataaggaaattctaaaaaaaataaaaaataatttattgaatgttatattaccCATTAGGTAAGAAGAATatttgcttcttcttccttctttcttttttctttttctctgtccttatttgtcttttatatGAGTTAACAAAGTCTACTAATAATTGGAAAAAATATGGAGgtcaaaatatcaaatttggaggtctaactagaaccacccttatagttaatcatgatgttttattaaaaaatatatattttaagtattaaattaattttatatgacgtggcaagttttaatagggtggtgatatcaccacaatataaaaatggtgagcaaatttgaatcctgaTAGGATAGAGATTGGCACTGATTGGTTTTGCCCTAGGAGCTAGAGATGAGATACGAGGATATTTTGTTGTTTAAAATAGCACTACGATATTTAGTGGAACTTTAAAGCTATGCAATGAGACACGGTTGAAATAAATGAGATACGAATTTTCAAACTAAACAGTGGGATGTCGGTGAGCTGTGACatattggtaagttataattccaacattgtatAGGTCATAGGTTCGATTCTCAATGACATATGTAAAGGTGGGGTGGGATAAgggttttaaaaataaataaataaataaataaataaaaagaaactatACAGTGGGATAATCAGCTCTAATACTACAGTAATTTGAGCTTCACAACCAAAAGTAATTGACAATGAATGAAGTTGATCCAAATTGTTATACATATGGTTTCCATTTTTCCATGTGAGATTCATATtctcaacatatatatatgacaATGACCGAATGTAA
This portion of the Rosa chinensis cultivar Old Blush chromosome 1, RchiOBHm-V2, whole genome shotgun sequence genome encodes:
- the LOC112182805 gene encoding (-)-germacrene D synthase — translated: MSVPDLVSELAQTPTITATPEVTRRSANYSPSIWGDHFLSYASIEAADSKSKKHVQDLKEELKRMIMAPAKRPSQKLHFIDHIQRLGVSYHFEDEIDQILQQVHREEEYDDLCTTALSFRLLRQQGYNASCNMFNKFKEDDGRFKESLIDDVLGLLSLYEASHLQMPGEDILNEALTFTTAHLESAAHRLSSSSQLWKQVTHALYQPLWKGMPRIEARHHLSIYQEDDSHNETLLNFAKMDFNTVQKVHQKELSEITRWWKDLDFATKLPFARDKVVEAYFWALGVYFQPEYYFARMVLAKAIAIITVIDDIYDVRGTYEELESFTEAIERWDISAVDQLPDYMKVCYKALLNFFTELEESLTNKGILYRLHYAREGFKVQVRAYFQEAKWFKQKYTPSMEEYMSVERYTSFFMVATVSFVGMGVIVTKDSMDWVFSEPKISKAASIIGRLMNDLVGHKFEQKREHIASAVECYMKQYGVTEEEAEVELTKQVNDAWKDINEEWLDATSIPRPLLLQILNFARSSEILYKGEDVYTHSGNVLKGHVVSLFIDPVPI